The [Pantoea] beijingensis genomic sequence GCGAACAGGGCTGTGCTTCGGCACAGCAGGCCGCGCATCAGCGTCGTTTTGCCGGAGCGGTTGCGCCACAGTATCTGGATGTGGCCCAAGCCACAACGCGATCCACAGGAAGCTAATCATGCAATTTCTAACCAAGTTTTTTTTCGACATTTACCCTTATATCGCAGGATCTGTCTTCCTGATTGGCAGCTGGTTACGCTATGACTACGGGCAGTACACATGGCGAGCCGGTTCTAGTCAGATGCTTGATAAAAAAGGGATGAGATTGGCTTCAAACCTGTTTCATATCGGCATTATCGGCATTTTCTTTGGCCATATTGTCGGTATGTTGACGCCGCACTGGATGTACGAGTCGTTTTTGCCTATCGACGTCAAGCAGAAGCTGGCAATGATTGCGGGTGGGATTTGTGGCCTGATGACGCTGGTCGGCGGAGGATTATTACTTAAACGGCGTCTGACCAACCCACGTGTGCGGGCTACCAGTAGCGTAGGGGATATTCTGATTATTACGCTGCTGGTCGTGCAGGTTTGTCTGGGGTTACTGACCATTCCTTTCTCTGCGCAGCATATGGA encodes the following:
- the narI gene encoding respiratory nitrate reductase subunit gamma codes for the protein MQFLTKFFFDIYPYIAGSVFLIGSWLRYDYGQYTWRAGSSQMLDKKGMRLASNLFHIGIIGIFFGHIVGMLTPHWMYESFLPIDVKQKLAMIAGGICGLMTLVGGGLLLKRRLTNPRVRATSSVGDILIITLLVVQVCLGLLTIPFSAQHMDGSEMMKLVGWAQAVVTFHGGASQHLEGVALIFRLHMVLGMTLFLLFPFCRLVHIWSAPVEYLTRSYQLVRNRR